The Candidatus Nitrosocosmicus franklandus genome contains a region encoding:
- a CDS encoding coiled-coil protein — translation MVQEQNSGNPATAQSTAASASTTKKDNKIDSTIDSNQKTLLEFKKSLIEEQKSGESQIEQINQKIEETKKIIDQERVKLEAERQKLKQINELKDADYAKFTELKNSLIAERKRMKTLDSKASSGVGPRSRRDRFNIANLTRALEQIEKDIQTKKLSKDEERRLVLKSKEIATRLHALKMINKKEDTYKSLATKFEDIKGKMNQIFDQKADVGKVIGKIKANLDELLNKREALYEERRGIIHKVREAAAKIEMVDTQLNAIEFKKNRLQHSSERQRRYSTERRSKHELPQDKMRKNKENQELWNSLKEVALKKMSSGEKLTFDEMKLIYAEESD, via the coding sequence GTGGTTCAAGAACAGAATAGTGGAAATCCAGCTACAGCACAGTCAACTGCAGCTTCAGCTTCTACAACAAAAAAGGACAACAAAATAGATAGTACAATAGATTCAAATCAAAAAACCTTATTAGAATTTAAAAAATCTCTAATTGAGGAACAGAAATCAGGCGAAAGTCAGATTGAGCAAATCAATCAGAAAATCGAGGAAACGAAGAAAATTATTGATCAAGAACGGGTAAAATTGGAGGCCGAGAGGCAGAAACTAAAACAGATCAATGAATTAAAGGATGCGGATTATGCAAAATTTACAGAATTGAAGAACAGTCTGATCGCAGAGAGAAAAAGAATGAAAACCCTAGATTCGAAAGCTTCAAGTGGTGTCGGACCTAGGTCAAGGCGAGATAGATTTAACATCGCAAATTTAACTAGGGCATTAGAACAAATAGAAAAGGATATCCAAACTAAGAAATTGTCAAAGGACGAAGAACGACGTCTTGTTTTAAAGTCAAAAGAAATTGCAACTAGATTACATGCCTTAAAAATGATCAACAAGAAAGAAGATACATACAAATCGTTGGCAACAAAGTTTGAAGATATCAAAGGTAAAATGAATCAGATTTTTGATCAAAAGGCAGACGTTGGCAAAGTAATTGGCAAGATCAAGGCAAATTTGGATGAATTATTGAATAAAAGAGAAGCACTGTATGAGGAGAGGAGAGGTATAATCCATAAAGTTAGAGAAGCAGCAGCGAAAATTGAAATGGTGGATACGCAATTAAATGCAATTGAGTTCAAGAAAAACAGATTACAGCATTCATCTGAAAGACAAAGAAGATACAGTACCGAGAGAAGAAGCAAGCATGAGTTACCGCAAGATAAAATGCGAAAGAATAAGGAAAATCAAGAGTTATGGAATTCATTAAAGGAAGTAGCATTAAAGAAAATGTCTAGTGGAGAAAAACTTACCTTCGATGAAATGAAATTGATTTATGCAGAAGAATCTGATTAG
- a CDS encoding NosD domain-containing protein → MKKTDRRGNENMNEILKFSVVFALLFILIQLPLSDWEVVSSSTLNDSDLSQTNQPDPQRNIITSQNTGNYNSNEQSGDQIESTQVQDTELTLEEENQTTDDRDTTPSGLPTSDQSLPNGGQLLSTDLIPACGQIVQGNVKLGSNLICDGDGLIVGENNTVIDMNGFSLKGPGMESNKVGIMVGGQNNVTITGNGIISGFQSGVYISGSTNINVNEINVNDNKVAFYITGSQNSQISDNMVSKNTIGVALHSSKNAEINYNQFSKNRLSGITLINTQNSLIYGNNILNTSNGIFLDTQSSTNKVDFNNVFNNILDINNANNLPVNINNNYYSNNNCQTSLPSGLCIGR, encoded by the coding sequence ATGAAAAAGACTGATCGCCGTGGGAACGAGAATATGAATGAAATCTTAAAATTCTCAGTGGTCTTCGCTCTGCTCTTTATTCTAATTCAATTACCTCTTTCTGACTGGGAAGTGGTATCAAGTTCAACTTTAAATGATTCTGATTTATCACAAACGAATCAACCTGACCCTCAAAGGAATATCATTACTAGTCAAAATACAGGTAACTATAATAGTAATGAGCAATCTGGCGATCAGATAGAGAGTACACAAGTTCAAGATACCGAATTGACTTTGGAAGAAGAAAATCAAACAACGGATGATAGAGATACGACGCCGTCAGGTCTCCCAACTAGTGATCAATCTTTGCCAAATGGTGGACAACTCTTGTCCACAGATCTAATCCCTGCTTGTGGTCAGATAGTACAAGGAAACGTAAAATTAGGTTCTAATCTGATTTGTGATGGAGATGGCCTAATAGTTGGAGAAAATAATACGGTGATAGATATGAACGGATTCTCACTTAAAGGACCGGGCATGGAAAGCAACAAAGTAGGAATAATGGTAGGTGGGCAAAATAATGTAACTATTACAGGTAATGGGATTATTTCCGGATTTCAGTCGGGTGTTTATATATCAGGAAGCACCAATATCAATGTCAACGAAATAAATGTGAATGACAACAAGGTTGCTTTCTATATTACTGGTTCACAAAACTCACAAATTTCAGATAACATGGTCAGTAAAAATACAATTGGAGTGGCATTACATTCTTCTAAAAACGCAGAGATAAACTATAATCAATTTAGCAAAAATCGTCTCTCAGGTATCACTTTGATCAATACTCAAAATTCTTTGATATATGGTAACAATATATTAAATACAAGTAACGGAATCTTTCTGGATACTCAAAGCTCAACAAACAAAGTGGATTTCAACAACGTGTTTAACAATATATTGGACATTAACAATGCAAACAATCTTCCAGTAAATATAAATAACAATTATTATTCGAACAACAATTGCCAAACTAGCTTGCCGTCAGGACTATGTATAGGAAGGTAG